Below is a genomic region from Melanotaenia boesemani isolate fMelBoe1 chromosome 19, fMelBoe1.pri, whole genome shotgun sequence.
GAAAAGACAGCTTGGTCCTGCTGGATATAAGTCAtaatattagttaaaaaaaaaaaaaaaaagatgtgattgtaaaaaaaatattaattattcagtTATTCTGCTTATGTCAGTGCCTGGTGTTAGTTCATATTTAACAATAGTTTTATGGTTAGAACAATAAACAGGGTTAcagatgtaattattattaagctCACATAACAAAAAGTGGATGGTATTAGGTATTATATAGTGATATAATAGTGTTGCCTTCTATACATTAGGATAATAAAATGGCAGTCATCATTCGAAGCATCTACAGCCACTTGTCCAAGTTGAGGACCTGAAAGTGGGGTAAAATGAATTCTAAAATATTACACTGCCGCAGATCACGTGACTACCTGCAGTCACCACAGCAACCTAAAAAATATTTCCTTATATtgtatgttattatttattttttgtttatccattttttgctgagttttgtttaatcagcctgtttgttgtttttcttgcactgtTAAGACCTTCAcaccgcaatgcattgtggtatAATTGTTCCCGGTCTTGTGTTGACAAGGATCATAACTCTGATTGGATGACGTTCGGATTTTTGAAAGATGCACTTTTCGTCGGacattttgtgtgtctgtgaacGAGCCTCGGTCTTTTCAGCTCAGCTTCTGATCAGACAGTACGTCTAGTTCAcagcagactgaaaaacttttGCACTCTTGTGGATTTATCCAGCAAACTTCGAACTTTTCGATCCAGGACACCTTCTTCAGCTTCTCGGACGTGTTTGTGGCTTTGCTTGGtaagtttaagatttttattaatggaaaagaaacttttttctacACCGTGTTAGCTTACAGCAGGTCGAAGTGGATTAATGTGACGTGTAACCTGTTAAATACTCTGCATTAAAATGATAGtttatcactattattattatttaaagtgaactaaaataataatgtctTAACACTACTGTCCAAAGCAATCgaatatttagtaaaataaatccCCAGGATATATATTTAGGAGAAGCAAGCTAGGTtagctggtgtttttttttttttttaggatcatgtttctgcttgCTTTGTTTATTGCGGTGTGTTTCTCATTTAAGCTCCTTATTTGCTAAACATTGAACATTTATCACGTTTTTACTGTGATAATGGGGTGATTCCCTCTGCTAAAAGTCTTTATCATGAAAGTTATTACACTTAGATTAGTGAGGTGTGACATACAAGTTCGTGGTTCGATCATTCTGTGTTACATGCATTACTTAGTggcaatataatttaattatgaatttgccacttctgatttatggaggacgtaaagtgacacaattgaattaattaaatatatcattcaataattacttaaatgtgtcattatataattaaaatgataatgacatacataaatgtgttattaaataatgaaaatgattattaaacacataaatgtgttattaaatgtatctttaattaattaaaatacaaatgaatatatgtaaaaacatataattatttatgaaataattataaatgtttttcaaattgatctttttattgtataaattaactttttaaatttaaaattatatgaattaatctattctctcttttttttttaaacaatttatcaCTTCTTATGAAAATGCATATATTGCATCACCCTACTGGTCTTCCATAGGATTCAGCCTTGAATCATTCTTGGGACACTTATCAATCTGGCGAGCTGTGGCAGCAACCTGGGTTACACACAAACGCAAGCAGCAacgaaataaataacattaatataATCTATTATGCTTTGTTTCTACATCAATGCAGTTTCATCCATTCTTGCATCTCCATGTATCGTAGAAACAATAGGTTCAACACTCCTACTGTTCTTGTTTTGACATCTTTTGCAATTCAcatgtctgttgtgttttgagAGGGGTATGGCTTGATGATAGAACATGCCTGGGTCTCCGTTTGTGATTGGTTAGGAGGAAGTAATAACTGTAGTTTTAAgctacatgatggactgtgaaGATGCACAACCCTATTGCGCAATTGCATAAAATGGCCAGACCAAtccttaaaatatgtttttaaatgttttgataatTATCAATATctatcatttatatatatacatatatatatatatatatatatatatatatatatatatatatatatatagtctaacttattttgtctctgttttccagTACTTGTGTAagattgtttgtgtgagtgggtgtgttGCTCTCtgctgggtgtgtgtttgtgtgtgcgcgccagggtgcgtgtgtgtgtgggttgtttttttttctagagatGCCGAGGAAGAAGAACTTCAGGATTTCGCAGGCAGCGAGGAGGAGTGCTGCGGACAGACGGACCCTTGACGTTTCTCCTCAGGTTCCCATGGACCGCTGTGCACGTATGTATCCAAGCATTTTTAATTGGTTGTGATTCAGTGATTGACAATCAAGTGTGCACATATTCTGTGATTGTactgatctgtttttttctgtatgtctgtAGCGCATGGCACTGGGCACCGGCACAAGGTGAGGAGGTGGGAGGTGTCGGTGCTCACCGGGCGGCAGCACAAGTTGGTTCTTCCGCCGGAGTCCCACGGCAAAAAGGTAATGCTGTGTTTGAAATATACTAACGTAATGAAAACCCAAGTGAACAATACACGGTGCAAAAAATACCAACATCTTTTCATTCAGGTGGTTTTTGCTATTGGTGACTCCCATCTTCGAAGCCTTGCAGGTATGtacttatatttttatgttcaatgaagtattaatgtactgtattaatgtattttataaaatgttacacagacagaaacaaatacagtagaaactttctttgtcttttagatGGCATCGTGCGGTTGCCTGAGGGTCGTCTGGCGTGGGGGTTCATGTCAACGCCGGGGGCAAGCGCCACCGAGTTGAGAACTGAGGTGCTTCATGCTGAGGTGCCTCAGGATCCCGACTTGGTGTGCGTCTTGGCTCCGAGCAATGACTTGACCGCCAAGCACACCATCGGTCGTGCGGCTGCAGACTTCGAGCGGTACCTAGCCACCGTCTGCAGTCGCTGGCCgaaggtgtgtgtgctggactTTCCTCCGAGGTTGACCGTTGAGGACTCCCTGCAAGAGCTCTACCGCCAGGAGTTCCACCGTGTGGCAGCCCGCATGGGTACGTGAAAATATGTGCCTGCCCTGTTGCATGTTTATCACAGATTACATCAGAAATATGGCTGTAGTTTATCTTCAGTGTAGTGGTATATAGATGTAtaaattctgttgttttacaagcaTAAAGAGCTCtgctatgtgtttttgtttaagctGTGAAGTACTTCCACATCGCGGACCACTTCCCCCGGCAGTGTCTCAACCTGTGGAGTCGCGATGGTGTAAGTAGATCATTTGTCTTGTCATGGTTTGATGCCTTCGTGTTCATGTCAGAGGCTGAGGTGGAATCCAGGACCTTCTGATCTTGAGATGATAGACTATCTGAATAGAGCTGTGTGTATCTAGTGAGagattttgtggaaaaagatacatttcatgaatgtcgtCCTTGTAGGTCCACCTGAGTGATGACGTCGGCATGGAGATCTTCGCCCAGCTGCTGTGGACGGTTGCTTACACGGTTgtccttttaattttaaacagttaaatcGTCTTATGAAATATATGCAAGTGTTCACTTGATGTAATTTTGGCTGCTGACCAAGTGTGGAAAAGGCATATTGTTAAtgattatgtctttattttttgattGAAGCAACTGGAGACCGTGCCGCCAGCCCCGCCGGTGTCTCGTCCATCCCCACCTTCTCGCTTCACTCCCCGTGTGGTTGTGAAGGGAGAGGTGAGGGTGCGTCGCAGCCCTGGGCCCGAGGAGTGGACTGTCGTTGGTCCGAGCGGCAAGGTAATAATATGGCATGAAATGTCACAGCTGTCAGACTcacatttgattgatttttcaCA
It encodes:
- the LOC121630175 gene encoding uncharacterized protein LOC121630175; its protein translation is MPRKKNFRISQAARRSAADRRTLDVSPQVPMDRCAPHGTGHRHKVRRWEVSVLTGRQHKLVLPPESHGKKVVFAIGDSHLRSLADGIVRLPEGRLAWGFMSTPGASATELRTEVLHAEVPQDPDLVCVLAPSNDLTAKHTIGRAAADFERYLATVCSRWPKVCVLDFPPRLTVEDSLQELYRQEFHRVAARMAVKYFHIADHFPRQCLNLWSRDGVHLSDDVGMEIFAQLLWTVAYTQLETVPPAPPVSRPSPPSRFTPRVVVKGEVRVRRSPGPEEWTVVGPSGKSSGGCSAVQREPAGIPLNPVLFSSEMLEEMEKVSPSNLTSPADFAGVSPPKTLRVKHHSKRTRRVSRFWK